A stretch of Sebastes fasciatus isolate fSebFas1 chromosome 19, fSebFas1.pri, whole genome shotgun sequence DNA encodes these proteins:
- the LOC141757667 gene encoding uncharacterized protein LOC141757667: MATNISSKYEHITCKVLIHSGSPAVYQLKPKKENIRNVEGITLKRVTLGKKDPNKTNKTILLVGETGTGKSALINTLVNYAMGVKWEDDVWFQIIEDEEKKKQSESQTTDVIVYEIFGFEGKTLPYSLTIIDTPGYGDTRGTEGDATITQRLFQLFRSSDGVHEINAVGLVLKGGDNRLYDRLRYIFNSVMSLFGNDMEKNIVALVTHSNGVTPENVLEALKDANIKCAKDEEDKPLYFMFDNCQSTQRTKKNKVPLKAAWNLTKDQMGQFTDYLKETSPQNLITTVEVLDARTRLAACIQNLQERMELTELKQREIKQTQEALEKHEEEMKRSIDFKVEVDEPYKVKVPVSEGRWWALWLNHGGATTCNVCEENCHYPCTLAWSPKSCVVIKDGRCTVCTGKCPLSDHVKEKCIYVTKTRKVKKTLQDVKEKYEKNKTGSESKLSLLETLQKEKKKLQEGKDQLLAESFQHVVTLEQIALNVDSLSTHAHVDFLIEKMKEKGDTEKVQKLEEMKARLENDKGLKAAFWYGYGKIKAAGSAVGKAVGSAFMK, translated from the exons atggcaac GAACATCTCATCCAAATATGAACACATCACCTGCAAAGTTCTGATCCATTCAGGATCTCCTGCTGTCTACCAGCTGAAACCAAAGAAAGAGAACATTAGAAATGTAGAGGGAATTACTCTAAAGAGAGTGACTCTGGGTAAAAAAGATCcaaacaagacaaacaaaaccATCTTGCTTGTGGGTGAAACCGGAACAGGAAAGTCTGCTCTGATCAACACTCTGGTCAACTACGCCATGGGAGTGAAGTGGGAGGACGATGTCTGGTTTCAGATCATagaggatgaggagaagaaaaaacaatcaGAAAGTCAAACAACAGATGTGATCGTGTACGAGATCTTTGGGTTTGAAGGTAAAACTCTGCCGTACTCTCTGACCATCATCGATACTCCTGGATACGGAGACACCAGAGGGACTGAAGGAGATGCCACCATCACTCAAAGATTATTTCAGTTGTTCCGCTCAAGTGACGGAGTTCATGAGATCAATGCAGTGGGTCTGGTGCTGAAAGGAGGTGACAATCGACTGTATGACCGACTGAGGTACATCTTTAACTCAGTGATGTCTCTGTTTGGAAACGACATGGAGAAGAACATCGTAGCCCTCGTCACACACTCCAATGGTGTGACACCTGAAAATGTTCTAGAGGCCCTCAAAGATGCAAACATTAAATGTGCCAAAGATGAAGAGGATAAGCCTCTTTATTTCATGTTCGATAACTGCCAGAGCACTCAgagaacaaagaaaaataaagttccACTAAAAGCTGCCTGGAACTTAACAAAGGACCAAATGGGTCAATTCACTGATTACCTGAAAGAAACGTCACCTCAGAACCTGATAACAACTGTTGAGGTGTTGGATGCACGCACCAGACTGGCAGCCTGCATCCAAAACCTGCAAGAGAGGATGGAGTTGACTGAACtgaaacagagagaaataaaacagaCTCAGGAAGCTCTGGAGAAACATgaagaagagatgaagagaagTATAGACTTCAAGGTAGAAGTTGATGAGCCCTACAAAGTTAAAGTACCTGTCAGTGAGGGGAGATGGTGGGCGCTTTGGTTAAATCATGGAGGAGCTACCACCTGTAATGTCTGTGAAGAGAACTGTCACTATCCATGCACACTGGCCTGGTCCCCAAAATCCTGTGTGGTCATTAAAGATGGCCGCTGCACTGTATGCACCGGGAAGTGTCCTCTATCAGATCATGTAAAAGAAAAGTGTATCTATGTGACCAAGACAAGGAAAGTTAAAAAGACCCTACAAGATGtgaaagaaaaatatgaaaagaacaAGACAGGAAGTGAGAGCAAGTTGAGTCTTTTGGAAACTCTtcagaaggaaaagaaaaaacttcAGGAAGGAAAGGATCAGTTGTTGGCAGAGTCCTTCCAGCATGTCGTCACACTGGAGCAGATCGCCCTGAATGTGGACTCACTGTCCACTCACGCCCACGTGGACTTCCTGATTGAGAAGATGAAGGAGAAAGGAGACACAGAGAAGGTCCAGAAACTGGAGGAGATGAAAGCTCGATTGGAGAATGATAAAGGACTCAAAGCAGCGTTTTGGTACGGGTATGGTAAAATAAAAGCAGCTGGTTCAGCAGTTGGTAAAGCAGTTGGTTCAGCGTTCATGAAGTAG